TCCAGCCGTTCGACCGCGCTGCCGTAGCGCATGGTCGCGCCTGCCTCGGCCGCGGCCCCGGCCAGGGCGTCCGGCACGGCCCGCATCCCCCCGCGGGGGAAGTAGACACCGCCCACGGTGTCCATGTACGAGATCACCGCGTAAGCGGCCAGGGCGTTGTGCGGTGCGACACCGGCGTACAGGGACTGGAACGAGAACACGCGCTTGAGTCGTTCGTCGCCGATAAAACGTCCGACGGCCCGGTGCAGGCTGCCGAAGCCGCCGAGCGCGGCGAGCCGGGCGAGGTTCGGTTCCACCAGGTTCAGCGGCGAGTCGAAGTTGGCGTCGATGAAGGTCTTGTACTGGGTCGCGTAGAGCCGGTTCAGCCACTGGCGCAGCTTCCGGTAGCCCGCGGCTTCGGCCGGTCCGGCGAACTCGCGGACCTCCTGCTCCATCGCGTGACCGTCGGTGCGCACGTCGATGCCGGAGCCGTCGGCGAACCAGGCGCGGTAGGCGGGGTCCAGCGGCATCAGCTCGAGCCGTTCGTGTACCGATTCGCCGACCGCGCCGAACGCCTCGTCCAGCAGCTCGGGCATGGTCAACACCGTGGGACCGGTGTCCATGCGGTATCCGGCCAGGTCCAGCCGACCCGCCCGTCCGCCCGGTGTCGTCTCGCGTTCGACGACGGTGACCTCGCGTCCCGCCCCGAGCAGATGCAGCGCGGTTGCCAAACCGGAAAGCCCAGCCCCCACGACGACTACGTGATCGGTGGGTCCGGTTACGGTCCGCATGCGACGTCTTCCTCCGGAACGGGATGGGGGCGTTGGGATGTGCTGCTCCTGACGGATGATTGGAAAAACCGTCCGTGCTCGCGCGATTCAGTCTAGAAAGCCGCTTGACTCCCTTCAAATTCTCGCCTCCGGTCCGGCGGGGCGGAGGCTGAGATCTCCGACACGGGCGAGGGGTCCGCACCCCGGAGCGGAGGTGTCGTCCGGTTCGCTGGTGAACCGCTTCTCGGCCGGTGCTCGGATGCCGGGCCCGGATCAGTTCCCCGTCCGCAAGCGGTGCAGCCGGAGGGCCAGCTGGATCTCCAGGGAGCGCTCGGGGGATTGCCAGTCCGCGCCGAGTATCGCCGAGATTCGTTCCAGGCGCTGTCCGACCGTGTTCACGTGCACGTGCAGCTCGCGTGCCGTCCGGTTCGGGCTCCTGCCGCAGTCGAAGTAGGCACGCAGCGTCCGCAGCAGCTCGGTTCCCCGCCGGGAGTCGTAGTCCAGCACGGCCCCGAGAGTGCGTTCGACGTACCCGTCCAGATCACCGCGATCGCCGAGCAGCACACCGATAAACCCCAGATCCGCGAGTGCGGCACCGGCACCGGTCCTGCCCAGCGTGATCAGGGCGTCCAAGCAGCGTCGTGCTTCCTCGTAGCCGCGCGCGACGTCCTCGAGCCCGTCCACGGGCCCGGCCGCGCCGACGGTGACCCGTCGGGACGTCGAACAGCCGAGCCCGCGGGCGAGTTCCTGCGCCTTGTCGCCCGCTTCCGCTCCGGGCAGCAGCACCACGAGGTGATCGAGATGGACTCCGGCCAGCCCCGCGCGTTGTTCCGCGTACCGGGAAGCAGCCGCGACCAACCGTTCACGGTCTGCGACATCGGCCGAGGCGACCAACACCACCTTGTCACCCGTCGGCTCGACCCCCACGCGACGTGCCCTGTCCGCCAAACCGACCCGGGCGCGGGAGGGAGCGCTGAGCAGTTCGGTGACCAGGTCACCGCGCACCCGCTGCTCGGCTTCGGCGGTGCGGCGCCGGATCAGCAGCACCAGCGCGGTCACCACCCCGGCCCGTTCGAACAGCCGCCGGTCGGCGTCGGTGAGCTCGCCGCAGCCGACGAGGGTCAGGCTGCCGAGCAGCTCGGGGCCCGCCAGCGCCGCGCAGACCAGGTTCGCGCCCCGCGGAACCGCCCTGCCGCTGTTGCCGGAACGGTGCACCGCGGAACGCGGCCACGGCAGCGGATCCGTCTTCGCACAGGACAGCTCGGCTCCCTCCGCGTCGTGCACCACGATGCCGCCACCCAGGACACCGGCGACCGCCTCCGCGATGTCGTCGACCGTGCCTCCGCGCAGCACGAGGTCGGTGAGCCGGTCGTGGGCGCGTTCCGCGCGACGCATCGCGACGTTGTGCTCGCGGATCGTCTCGTGGGCGGTGTGCAGCTCCTCGAGCGCGTTTCGGGTCTCCTGCAGCAGCCCGGCGTTGTCGATGGCTATCGCGGCGTGATCGGCCAGGGAGGCCAGCAGGGTGACCTCGTCGTGCGAGAACTCGCGCCCGGTTCGTTCGGCCGCGTAGAGCACCCCGATCACCGAACCACCCACGGTGAGCGGGACTCCGAGTATGGCTACCAGGCGCTCGTCCCGCACCGCCTCGTCGATCGCCGTGGTGTGGGTGAAGCGGGTGTCGGCGAAATAGGACCCGGTGGAGTAGGGCAGCGCGGTCTGGGCCACCAGTCCGCCGAGTCCCTCGCCCATGCCCAGCCGCACCCGCTGGAACAGTTCCGAGACGCATCCGTCCGTGACCCGCATGTAGGTCGTCCCGGCGTCCTCGTCGTTGAGACTCAGGTAGGCGACGTGGGTGCCCAGCAGTGTCCTGGCGCGGTGCACGATGGCGCCGAGCACCGCGTCCGGGTCCCGCACACGTGCCAGATCTCCCGCGGTGTCGAACAGCGCGGCCAGCTCGGACTCGTGGCGGCGCCGTTCCTCCAGGGTGCGGCGCAGCCGCAGGGCGAGCTCGCCCGCACGCTCGACCAAGCCCGAGTGCTCCCGACACGGTTCGTGGGAGTGCGCGGTCGCGACCACCTCGGCGAGTTGTTCCTCGGTCCCGTCCTCCACGAGCAGTTCGAACAGGCGCAACAGGTGCTCGTCCGGCTCGTGCATGGCGCTCATCCTCGGTGGTGCGGCCGCCGGGGAGCAATCCCGCCGCGACCACGGTGGCTCCGGGGCGGGACGGGTCGGTTGCTCCCCCGACGCCCGGGCACCCGCTCACGAGGCCGCGGGAGGTTCCGCCAGGTGACCGTCCACGAGGGGCGAACGGAAGAGTTCGATCAGGAGCGTGCCGCGGAGGCCTGCTCGACGTCCTCGGAACGAAGCGAGCTGCCCCTGGTCTCGGTCGCGAACAGGATCGCCACCGAGGTGAGCACGGCCCCGGCCGCGACGTAGCAGGCGATCGGCACCCAGCTGTCGAAGGACGCCAGCAGTCCGGTGGCGATGGCGGGAGCGAGCCCGCCCGCGACGACCGAGGCGAGCTGGTAACCGATCGAGGCCCCCGAGTAACGCTCCCTGGTGCCGAACAGCTCGGACATGAACGCCGCCTGCGGGCCGTACATGGCTCCGTGCAGGATCAGCCCCCCGGTGACGCCGAACGTGATCATGACGAAGGATCCGGTGTTGAGCAGCGGGAAGAAGGCGAAGGCCCACACCCCGCTCCCGACGGCTCCGATGAGGTAGACGCCCCTGCGGCCGAAGTGGTCGGACAGGGCACCCCACATCGGGATGACGACGAAATGCACCAGGGAAGCCAGCAGCACCGCGTTCAGGGCGACCGATTCGGACAGTCCTAGCTGGTTGACCACGTAGGTGAGCACGAACGCGGTGATCACGTAGTAGCAGACGTTCTCCACGAAGCGCGCTCCCGAGGCGATCAGCACCTCGCGCCACTGGAAGCGCAGCACCCGCATGATCGGAGGTGATTCCGGCTCGGCGTGTTGCCGCGCGCTCTCGGCGGCCTCCAGGAACACCGGGGACTCGCTGATCGAGAGCCGGATCCACAGGCCGACCAGGACCAGCAGCCCGGACAGCAGGAAGGGAATGCGCCAGCCCCACGCCATGAAGGCCTGTTCGGACTGGAACGCCGAGAGCAGGGCCAGCACCGCGGTGGCGAGCAGGTTTCCCGTGGGTACGCCCGCCTGGGGCCACGAGGCCCAGAAGCCGCGTCTGGCCGTGTCGGTGTGTTCGGAGACCATCAGCACGGCCCCGCCCCACTCGCCTCCCAGCGCGAAGCCCTGCACGACCCTCAGGAGGGTCAACAGCAGCGGAGCGGCGAACCCGATTGCTCCGTAGGTCGGCAGCAGGCCGATCGCGAAGGTGGCCCCACCCATCATCAGCAGGCTGATGACGAGCAGTTTCTTGCGTCCGAGCCGGTCTCCGAAGTGGCCGAAGACCAGACCGCCGAGCGGGCGGAAGACGAACCCGATGGCGAAGCTGGAGAACGCGAGCAGCGTGCCGATCAGCGGGTCCTCGGACGGGAAGAACGCCGTGTTGAACACCAGCGCGGCGGCCGATCCGTAGAGGAAGAAGTCGTACCACTCGATGGTGGTGCCGATCATGCTCGACCCGACGATCCGGGCCAGGGCCCCTCTCGTCGGTGCGGCGGATCCGGTCGAGCTCATCTGCCACTCCTTCCGCGTTGGGCGGATTCGGAACTTTCGGCTTTCCGTCAGTGCGCTGTCCAGGCACCGTCGATCGGGATGGACGTCCCGGTCAGGTAGTCCGACCCCGGCCCGCAGAGCCAGCCGACCACGGCGGCCACCTCTTCCGGTTCGATCAGTCGTTTGATCGCGCTGTGGTGCAGAAAGACCCGGTCGGCCACCTCGTCCTCGGTGATGCCGTTCGTCTCGGCCTGCGCGGCGAGCTGGCCCTCCAGCAGCGGGGTCCGCACGTAGCCCGGGTCCACGCAGTTACTGGTGACGCCGTGCCGGGCACCTTCGAGCGCGGTCACCTTGCTCAGCCCTTCCAGGGCGTGCTTGGCGGCCACGTAGGCCGATTTGTTCGGGCTGGCGCGCAGCCCGTGCACGCTGGACATGTTCACCACCCGCCCCCAGCCCCGCGCGTACATGTGCGGTAGGCAGCGCTGGATCAGCAGGAAGGGCACCGTGACCATGAGGTGCTGGATCCGGGTGAAGAGCTCGGCCGGGAATTCGGGGATCGGGGCCACGTGCTGGATTCCGGCGTTGTTGACGAGAACGTCCACCGCGGTGGGCAGCTGTCCGATCGCGGAGTCCTCGGCCAGGTCGACCACGTGCGGGTGACCGTCGAGTTCGGATGCGGCCCGCAGCACGGAAGGCCGGTCCAGATCGACCAGGTGCACGGTGCATCCAGCCGTGGCCAGCCGCGCGGCGCAGGCGTAACCGATTCCGCTCGCCGCGCCGGTGACCAACGCGCTGGTTCCGGAGAGATCGGCCGCTCGAGTGAGCTCAGCACCGGGATCCGTCGTCATGTCGGATCACGCTAGCCGGTGAACCTCGGATTCACTATGTGATCGCCGGACATATCCGATCATTCGGAAGTGTGGGCGAGAGACATTTTCGGTCTCTGCCGAGCTCATTCGCGGCCGCGGAACGCGTGAGGCGTGCCGAGCGTGTCGCCCGGAAGCACCCGATGAGCGGGAAGGCGCTCCGCGGCGGGTGTGCCCCCAGGGGGTGTGATGGTCGTCATCATCGGACCCCGCTTCGGGGCGGTCCGGGAACCGGGGCGGGGCGCGCGGCGACCAGCAGGGGCGAAGGGTCACGCTAGGAAGGAACTCGCATGGACGCGCCGATGGGCATGTCGCTGTTGCCGGACTGGTCACGTCCGCTCTGGGCGCTGCTGCTGGTGATCGTGTTCGCGCAACACGCGCTGCACGCCGGGAGGATGTCCGGTCAGCCGAGGTGGTGGCACGTCGGTCACACGTTGATGGCCGCCGGGATGGCCGTGATGTACTTGCTGCCCCACATGCGCTACCCGGGGTTCTACCGGGTGGGGCTGGTGCTGTTCGCCCTGGTGGCCCTGGTCGAGGTGGTGGCGGCGAGTGCGCTCGGGCGGCGCGAGGGCGGACTCAACCCGCTGTGGGGAACTGCGGCCGCGGGAATGCTGATCATGACCTACATGATGGTCCCCGTCCAGCTGCGTCCCACCTGGCTGACCCTGGTGTTCGTCGCCTACCTCTGCTGCGAGACCGTGATCTGGGCCGGAGGTCTCTGGCAACGGCTGCCGAGCTCACGGAGCCTGCCGTCGCGGATGCCTTCCGGCGTCGAGTTCTCCGAGGCTCCCGGAGCCGCCGGGCCTGCCCCTGCGCTCGGAAGCGGGCGCGGCTTCGGCCTGGTCGCCCATCGTTCCCCCGGAATCCGCGTCAGCCTGGCCGTCATGGCCGCGAGCATGGCCTACATGCTCGCCGCGAGCGTTTTCTGACGGCTTTTCCGTCCCGACGAGACGATGGGTTGGGAAATGGTGCCTCTCCGGGAGATGCTCGCGACGCGGGCGTCCGAGTTCGTACTTCGTGCCCTGGGGGACCTGTCCGGGGCGGTGTGCGTCGGCTCGCTGGTGTTCGCCGTGTTCTTCGCATCCGAG
This genomic stretch from Actinopolyspora halophila DSM 43834 harbors:
- a CDS encoding DUF5134 domain-containing protein; protein product: MDAPMGMSLLPDWSRPLWALLLVIVFAQHALHAGRMSGQPRWWHVGHTLMAAGMAVMYLLPHMRYPGFYRVGLVLFALVALVEVVAASALGRREGGLNPLWGTAAAGMLIMTYMMVPVQLRPTWLTLVFVAYLCCETVIWAGGLWQRLPSSRSLPSRMPSGVEFSEAPGAAGPAPALGSGRGFGLVAHRSPGIRVSLAVMAASMAYMLAASVF
- the crtI gene encoding phytoene desaturase family protein; translation: MRTVTGPTDHVVVVGAGLSGLATALHLLGAGREVTVVERETTPGGRAGRLDLAGYRMDTGPTVLTMPELLDEAFGAVGESVHERLELMPLDPAYRAWFADGSGIDVRTDGHAMEQEVREFAGPAEAAGYRKLRQWLNRLYATQYKTFIDANFDSPLNLVEPNLARLAALGGFGSLHRAVGRFIGDERLKRVFSFQSLYAGVAPHNALAAYAVISYMDTVGGVYFPRGGMRAVPDALAGAAAEAGATMRYGSAVERLERDGSRVTAVHTDRGERIPCDSVVLTPDLPVSYGLLGHTPRRPLRMRASPSALLIHTGTDREQPLLRHHTLSFGTAWKRTFKELTRQGRLMTDPSLLITNPTRSDPSLAPDGRHLHHVLVPCPNLNLAGQDWQRIAEAYAQETIELLQERLMPGFGSSIEVSRLVTPEDWAARGLLAGTPFSAAHTFPQTGPFRPRNLVRGLDNAVLAGCGSTPGVGVPPVLISGKLAAQRILGNEHGSGTAARTADLGAGRR
- a CDS encoding SDR family oxidoreductase, giving the protein MTTDPGAELTRAADLSGTSALVTGAASGIGYACAARLATAGCTVHLVDLDRPSVLRAASELDGHPHVVDLAEDSAIGQLPTAVDVLVNNAGIQHVAPIPEFPAELFTRIQHLMVTVPFLLIQRCLPHMYARGWGRVVNMSSVHGLRASPNKSAYVAAKHALEGLSKVTALEGARHGVTSNCVDPGYVRTPLLEGQLAAQAETNGITEDEVADRVFLHHSAIKRLIEPEEVAAVVGWLCGPGSDYLTGTSIPIDGAWTAH
- a CDS encoding MFS transporter → MSSTGSAAPTRGALARIVGSSMIGTTIEWYDFFLYGSAAALVFNTAFFPSEDPLIGTLLAFSSFAIGFVFRPLGGLVFGHFGDRLGRKKLLVISLLMMGGATFAIGLLPTYGAIGFAAPLLLTLLRVVQGFALGGEWGGAVLMVSEHTDTARRGFWASWPQAGVPTGNLLATAVLALLSAFQSEQAFMAWGWRIPFLLSGLLVLVGLWIRLSISESPVFLEAAESARQHAEPESPPIMRVLRFQWREVLIASGARFVENVCYYVITAFVLTYVVNQLGLSESVALNAVLLASLVHFVVIPMWGALSDHFGRRGVYLIGAVGSGVWAFAFFPLLNTGSFVMITFGVTGGLILHGAMYGPQAAFMSELFGTRERYSGASIGYQLASVVAGGLAPAIATGLLASFDSWVPIACYVAAGAVLTSVAILFATETRGSSLRSEDVEQASAARS
- a CDS encoding helix-turn-helix domain-containing protein is translated as MHEPDEHLLRLFELLVEDGTEEQLAEVVATAHSHEPCREHSGLVERAGELALRLRRTLEERRRHESELAALFDTAGDLARVRDPDAVLGAIVHRARTLLGTHVAYLSLNDEDAGTTYMRVTDGCVSELFQRVRLGMGEGLGGLVAQTALPYSTGSYFADTRFTHTTAIDEAVRDERLVAILGVPLTVGGSVIGVLYAAERTGREFSHDEVTLLASLADHAAIAIDNAGLLQETRNALEELHTAHETIREHNVAMRRAERAHDRLTDLVLRGGTVDDIAEAVAGVLGGGIVVHDAEGAELSCAKTDPLPWPRSAVHRSGNSGRAVPRGANLVCAALAGPELLGSLTLVGCGELTDADRRLFERAGVVTALVLLIRRRTAEAEQRVRGDLVTELLSAPSRARVGLADRARRVGVEPTGDKVVLVASADVADRERLVAAASRYAEQRAGLAGVHLDHLVVLLPGAEAGDKAQELARGLGCSTSRRVTVGAAGPVDGLEDVARGYEEARRCLDALITLGRTGAGAALADLGFIGVLLGDRGDLDGYVERTLGAVLDYDSRRGTELLRTLRAYFDCGRSPNRTARELHVHVNTVGQRLERISAILGADWQSPERSLEIQLALRLHRLRTGN